From Micromonospora echinospora, one genomic window encodes:
- a CDS encoding DUF6186 family protein — MRTLAIGGFLVSLVLFAVVEWAARREGSRVPSFGDVCAYVMQYEVGSVPVGRIGLFGFWWWIGWHFFAR; from the coding sequence ATGCGGACCCTGGCCATCGGCGGCTTCCTGGTCTCGCTGGTGCTGTTCGCCGTCGTCGAGTGGGCGGCCCGCCGGGAGGGCTCCCGGGTGCCGTCGTTCGGCGACGTCTGCGCGTACGTGATGCAGTACGAGGTCGGTTCGGTGCCGGTCGGGCGGATCGGCCTGTTCGGCTTCTGGTGGTGGATCGGCTGGCACTTCTTCGCCCGCTGA
- a CDS encoding MATE family efflux transporter, whose amino-acid sequence MRPVTASAVPSAPVASARRIAGLALPALVVLAAEPLYVLVDTAVVGHLGRVPLAAVAVGGTVLTLIAWLGSVLAYGTTGRSARRFGAGDRAAAVAEGVQSSWLALAGGLVVALGMQVLAGPLARALAGSTGEVADAAAQWLRVAALGAPGLLLAAAGNGWLRGIQDTRRPLWYVLGPNLLSALLCPLLVYPVGMGLVGSAVANVVAQTLCGGLFVAALVAERVSLRPRPQVIRHQLAVSRDLLIRGVAFQASFLSATAVAARFGAAAVGAHQIVVQLWFFTVLLLDALAIAAQALVGAALGAGDEAGARALARRVALLGGVCGLAFAALVAVGANLVPALFSSDPQVREQAAAIWPWFVLIQPLGGVVFALDGVLIGAGDVRYLRNLAVTAGLGGFLPAIWLTYAFDLGLGGIWAGLTLFVVIRLVALALRLRSGRWVVAGVG is encoded by the coding sequence ATCAGGCCCGTGACCGCCTCCGCCGTGCCCTCGGCGCCGGTGGCGTCGGCGCGGCGGATCGCCGGGCTGGCCCTGCCGGCGCTGGTCGTCCTCGCCGCCGAACCCCTCTACGTCCTGGTCGACACGGCCGTGGTCGGCCACCTCGGCCGGGTGCCGTTGGCCGCCGTCGCGGTCGGCGGGACGGTGCTCACGCTGATCGCCTGGCTCGGCAGCGTCCTGGCCTACGGCACCACCGGCCGGTCGGCCCGCCGCTTCGGCGCGGGTGACCGGGCCGCCGCGGTGGCCGAGGGCGTCCAGTCGTCCTGGCTCGCCCTCGCCGGTGGGCTGGTCGTCGCGCTGGGCATGCAGGTCCTGGCCGGACCGCTGGCACGTGCCCTGGCCGGTTCGACCGGCGAGGTGGCCGACGCGGCCGCGCAGTGGCTGCGGGTCGCGGCCCTCGGCGCGCCGGGCCTGCTCCTGGCCGCTGCCGGCAACGGCTGGCTGCGCGGCATCCAGGACACCCGGCGTCCCCTGTGGTACGTGCTCGGTCCCAACCTGCTCTCCGCGCTGCTCTGCCCGCTGCTGGTCTATCCGGTCGGGATGGGTCTGGTCGGCTCGGCGGTCGCCAACGTCGTCGCGCAGACCCTCTGCGGTGGCCTCTTCGTCGCGGCGCTGGTCGCCGAGCGGGTGTCGCTGCGTCCCCGGCCGCAGGTCATCCGCCACCAGTTGGCGGTCAGCCGGGACCTGCTCATCCGGGGCGTCGCCTTCCAGGCCAGCTTCCTCTCCGCGACGGCCGTCGCCGCGCGGTTCGGGGCCGCCGCGGTCGGCGCGCACCAGATCGTCGTACAGCTCTGGTTCTTCACCGTGCTGCTGCTCGACGCCCTCGCCATCGCCGCCCAGGCGTTGGTGGGGGCGGCGCTCGGGGCGGGGGACGAGGCCGGCGCCCGCGCGCTGGCCCGCCGGGTCGCCCTGCTCGGCGGTGTCTGCGGGCTGGCGTTCGCCGCGCTCGTCGCCGTCGGCGCCAACCTGGTCCCCGCGCTGTTCAGCTCCGATCCCCAGGTACGCGAGCAGGCGGCGGCGATCTGGCCGTGGTTCGTGCTGATCCAGCCGCTCGGTGGCGTGGTGTTCGCCCTCGACGGGGTGCTGATCGGCGCGGGCGACGTCCGTTACCTGCGCAACCTCGCCGTGACCGCCGGCCTCGGCGGCTTCCTGCCGGCCATCTGGCTCACCTACGCGTTCGACCTGGGCCTCGGCGGGATCTGGGCGGGGCTGACCCTCTTCGTCGTGATCCGCCTGGTCGCGCTGGCGCTGCGGCTGCGGTCGGGACGCTGGGTGGTCGCCGGCGTCGGCTGA
- the rpsO gene encoding 30S ribosomal protein S15, producing the protein MALDQEAKAKIRAEYATAEGDTGSPEVQVAVLTKRIAELTEHLKVHKHDHHSRRGLLLLVGRRRRLLNYVQKKDINRYRSLIERLGLRR; encoded by the coding sequence ATGGCGCTCGACCAGGAAGCCAAGGCCAAGATCCGCGCGGAGTACGCGACCGCCGAAGGGGACACCGGTTCCCCCGAGGTCCAGGTGGCGGTGCTCACCAAGCGGATCGCGGAGCTCACCGAGCACCTGAAGGTGCACAAGCACGACCACCACAGCCGTCGTGGGCTGCTGCTGCTGGTCGGCCGTCGCCGTCGGCTGCTCAACTACGTCCAGAAGAAGGACATCAACCGCTACCGGTCGCTCATCGAGCGGCTCGGCCTGCGCCGGTGA
- the nusA gene encoding transcription termination factor NusA, whose translation MNIDLAALRALEREREIPFDTILAAIETALLTAYRHTEGAQSHARVEIDRKTGQALVYAQELDPDGTVVREVDDTPHDFGRIAAMTAKQVILQRLREATDEVHFGEYVGRDGDLVTGVVQAHEARAEKGIISVDLGKLEGVLPQSEQVPGEHPRHGERIRCVVVHVAKGMRGPQITLSRSHPALVKKLFALEVPEIADGTVEISAIAREAGHRTKIAVRSTTPGVNAKGACIGPMGQRVRAVMSELHGEKIDIIDWSDDPATFVGNALSPAKALRVEVVDLATRTARVTVPDFQLSLAIGREGQNARLAARLTGWRIDIRSDAEQSAPAGRRGADHVPEPGGAISSS comes from the coding sequence GTGAACATCGACCTCGCGGCGCTGCGCGCACTGGAGCGCGAGCGGGAGATCCCGTTCGACACGATCCTCGCGGCGATCGAGACCGCGCTGCTGACCGCGTACCGGCACACCGAGGGCGCCCAGTCGCACGCCCGGGTGGAGATCGACCGCAAGACCGGCCAGGCCCTGGTGTACGCCCAGGAGCTGGACCCTGACGGCACCGTGGTGCGGGAGGTCGACGACACCCCGCACGACTTCGGTCGGATCGCCGCGATGACCGCCAAGCAGGTGATCCTCCAGCGGCTGCGGGAGGCCACCGACGAGGTGCACTTCGGCGAGTACGTGGGGCGCGACGGTGACCTGGTCACCGGCGTGGTCCAGGCGCACGAGGCCCGTGCCGAGAAGGGCATCATCAGCGTCGACCTGGGCAAGCTGGAGGGCGTCCTGCCCCAGTCCGAGCAGGTGCCCGGTGAGCACCCTCGGCACGGCGAGCGGATCCGCTGCGTGGTGGTGCACGTGGCCAAGGGCATGCGGGGTCCGCAGATCACCCTCTCCCGCTCCCACCCGGCGCTGGTGAAGAAGCTCTTCGCCCTGGAGGTGCCGGAGATCGCCGACGGCACCGTCGAGATCAGCGCCATCGCGCGTGAGGCGGGTCACCGTACGAAGATCGCGGTCCGCTCCACCACGCCCGGGGTCAACGCCAAGGGTGCCTGCATCGGCCCGATGGGGCAGCGGGTCCGCGCGGTGATGAGCGAGCTGCACGGCGAGAAGATCGACATCATCGACTGGTCGGACGATCCGGCGACCTTCGTGGGCAACGCGTTGTCGCCGGCCAAGGCGCTCCGGGTCGAGGTGGTCGACCTGGCCACCCGGACGGCCCGGGTCACCGTGCCCGACTTCCAGCTCTCCCTGGCGATCGGCCGGGAAGGGCAGAATGCCCGGCTTGCTGCCCGCCTGACCGGTTGGCGGATCGACATCCGGTCGGACGCCGAGCAGTCGGCCCCGGCCGGGCGGCGCGGTGCTGATCACGTCCCGGAGCCGGGCGGAGCGATCTCGAGCAGCTAG
- a CDS encoding DUF503 domain-containing protein, producing MFTGTAVFDLLLPGDSRSLKSKRSYVRPIVAALRRFEVSAAEVGALDLHGRAEIAVAVVAAEAAHVREVLDSCERLVAGRPEVELLSVRRRLHGADD from the coding sequence ATGTTCACCGGAACCGCGGTCTTCGACCTGCTGCTGCCGGGTGATTCCCGGTCGCTCAAGAGCAAGAGATCATACGTACGGCCGATCGTGGCGGCGCTGCGCCGCTTCGAGGTGTCGGCCGCCGAGGTGGGAGCGCTCGACCTGCACGGTCGGGCGGAGATAGCCGTGGCCGTGGTGGCCGCGGAGGCGGCCCACGTCCGCGAGGTGCTCGACTCGTGCGAGCGCCTGGTGGCGGGCCGCCCGGAGGTGGAACTGCTGTCGGTCCGTCGACGCCTGCACGGCGCGGACGACTGA
- the truB gene encoding tRNA pseudouridine(55) synthase TruB has product MSADGLIVVDKPGGMTSHDVVARIRRLARTRRVGHGGTLDPMATGVLVIGVNRATRLLTYVIGAEKSYTATIRLGQTTVTDDAEGEVTATTSAAGVTDEAVRTALAALTGEIDQVPSAVSAIKVDGQRAYKRVRDGETVALAARRVTVSRLAVLAVRRDTPDLVDVDVDVTCSSGTYIRAIARDAGLALGVGGHLTALRRTAVGGFTLAEAATLPELEQRSPDVVSLPLAAAADRFFARRDASPDEARVLSHGGPLAPAGIAGPYAVFGPAGNLLAIVSEREGRARAEIVLAPA; this is encoded by the coding sequence GTGAGCGCAGACGGTCTGATCGTGGTCGACAAGCCCGGTGGCATGACGTCGCACGACGTGGTGGCACGGATCCGGCGACTGGCCCGCACCCGCCGGGTGGGGCACGGTGGCACGCTCGACCCGATGGCCACCGGTGTGCTGGTCATCGGGGTCAACCGGGCCACCCGGCTGCTCACGTACGTGATCGGCGCGGAGAAGAGCTACACCGCCACCATCCGGCTCGGACAGACCACCGTCACCGACGACGCCGAGGGGGAGGTCACCGCCACCACCTCGGCCGCCGGGGTGACCGACGAGGCGGTCCGTACCGCCCTGGCCGCCCTCACCGGCGAGATCGACCAGGTGCCGAGCGCGGTCAGCGCGATCAAGGTGGACGGTCAGCGGGCGTACAAGCGGGTCCGCGACGGCGAGACCGTGGCACTGGCCGCCCGGCGGGTCACCGTCTCCCGGCTGGCCGTGCTCGCCGTCCGCCGGGACACGCCGGACCTGGTCGACGTGGACGTGGACGTGACCTGCTCCTCCGGTACGTACATCCGGGCCATCGCCCGGGACGCCGGTCTCGCGCTGGGTGTCGGCGGGCACCTCACCGCGCTGCGCCGGACCGCGGTCGGCGGGTTCACCCTGGCCGAGGCGGCGACCCTGCCGGAGTTGGAGCAGCGGTCGCCCGACGTGGTCTCCCTGCCGCTCGCGGCGGCGGCCGACCGGTTCTTCGCGCGCCGGGACGCCAGTCCCGACGAGGCCCGGGTGCTCTCCCACGGCGGCCCGCTGGCCCCGGCCGGCATCGCCGGCCCCTACGCGGTCTTCGGCCCCGCCGGGAACCTGCTCGCTATCGTCAGCGAGCGGGAGGGACGGGCCCGCGCGGAGATCGTGCTCGCCCCGGCCTGA
- the rimP gene encoding ribosome maturation factor RimP has translation MTQRGRATRPTGRPRPTGAPRGDLAARRARLRAVIEPVVVAAGYDLEDLSVSRAGRRHVVRVIVDGDRGVSLDAVADVSRAVSSALDAAEEASGDIVAGEYQLEVSSPGVDRPLTLPRHWRRNVGRLVRVTARTAVPEQRAGQPGDRQVTGRVLEADDERVVLDVDGERAEWTYAELGPGRVQVEFNRLDEIDEAEEFDATDEADIDDIDDEDDVEDEER, from the coding sequence ATGACGCAGCGTGGCCGTGCCACCAGGCCGACGGGGAGACCCCGTCCCACCGGTGCGCCGCGCGGGGATCTCGCCGCCCGCCGGGCCCGGCTGCGGGCCGTGATCGAGCCGGTGGTGGTCGCCGCCGGGTACGACCTGGAGGACCTCTCCGTCTCGCGGGCCGGACGCCGGCACGTGGTCCGGGTGATCGTCGACGGTGACCGGGGCGTCAGCCTGGACGCGGTGGCCGACGTCTCCCGGGCGGTCTCCTCGGCGCTGGACGCGGCGGAGGAGGCGAGCGGCGACATCGTCGCGGGGGAGTACCAGCTCGAAGTGAGCTCTCCGGGCGTGGACCGCCCGCTCACGCTGCCCCGCCACTGGCGCCGCAACGTCGGCCGGCTGGTGCGGGTGACGGCCCGGACCGCCGTGCCGGAACAGCGCGCCGGGCAGCCGGGGGACCGCCAGGTCACCGGCCGGGTGCTCGAGGCGGACGACGAGCGCGTGGTGCTCGACGTGGACGGCGAGCGCGCGGAGTGGACCTACGCCGAACTCGGCCCCGGGCGGGTGCAGGTCGAGTTCAACCGCCTCGACGAGATCGACGAGGCGGAAGAGTTCGACGCCACCGACGAGGCCGACATCGACGACATCGACGACGAAGATGATGTGGAGGACGAGGAGAGGTGA
- a CDS encoding DHH family phosphoesterase gives MLVGEPSVPSGPAGADWAAAVDAVRRLTPDSRVLLICHVNPDGDALGSMLGFGLGLRRLGLRGVQATFPGPPEVPEPFRDLPGLDLLVPAAEAYRDPDLVLCFDAASESRLGDLVDRLAVAAPAVVLDHHASNTGFGDVHLVDPQAAATSVVAEQLLTRLDVPLDAEIAECLYVALATDTGSFRFDATTPDVHRMAARLLATGIRPGEISRRIFDTRPFGAVRLYGDVLGRTRLEPAAAGGHGFVWTYATLADLDRHDQRPYVLEPLIDSVRCTAEADVSGVLKQIAEDGWAVSLRSKGAVDVSRVAVALGGGGHRFAAGFTGQGTAQDVVARIRAELDSALTQAKERD, from the coding sequence CTGCTGGTCGGGGAGCCGTCGGTGCCGTCCGGACCGGCCGGCGCCGACTGGGCCGCCGCCGTCGACGCGGTACGGCGGCTCACCCCGGACTCCCGGGTGCTGCTGATCTGCCACGTCAACCCGGACGGGGACGCGCTGGGCAGCATGCTCGGCTTCGGACTGGGACTGCGTCGGCTCGGTCTGCGCGGGGTGCAGGCGACCTTCCCCGGCCCACCGGAGGTGCCCGAACCCTTCCGGGACCTGCCCGGCCTCGACCTGCTGGTGCCGGCCGCCGAGGCGTACCGGGACCCGGATCTGGTCCTCTGCTTCGACGCGGCCAGCGAGTCCCGCCTGGGCGACCTGGTCGACCGGCTGGCTGTCGCGGCCCCGGCGGTGGTGCTCGACCACCACGCCTCGAACACCGGTTTCGGCGACGTCCACCTGGTCGATCCGCAGGCGGCGGCGACCTCGGTGGTCGCCGAGCAGCTGCTGACCCGTCTCGACGTGCCGCTCGACGCCGAGATCGCCGAGTGTCTGTACGTCGCGCTGGCCACCGACACCGGCTCGTTCCGCTTCGACGCCACCACGCCGGACGTGCACCGGATGGCGGCCCGGCTGCTCGCCACCGGCATCAGGCCGGGGGAGATCTCCCGGCGGATCTTCGACACCCGGCCCTTCGGCGCGGTCCGTCTCTACGGTGACGTGCTCGGCCGGACCCGGTTGGAACCGGCGGCGGCCGGTGGTCACGGCTTCGTCTGGACCTACGCCACCCTGGCCGACCTGGACCGGCACGACCAGCGGCCGTACGTCCTGGAGCCGCTGATCGACTCGGTGCGGTGCACCGCCGAGGCGGACGTCAGCGGCGTGCTCAAGCAGATCGCCGAGGACGGGTGGGCGGTCTCCCTGCGTAGCAAGGGCGCGGTGGACGTCAGCCGGGTCGCGGTGGCCCTGGGCGGCGGCGGGCACCGCTTCGCGGCCGGGTTCACCGGCCAGGGCACGGCGCAGGACGTGGTGGCCCGGATCCGGGCCGAACTGGACTCGGCGTTGACGCAGGCGAAGGAGCGGGACTGA
- a CDS encoding bifunctional riboflavin kinase/FAD synthetase, with protein sequence MQRWRGYDAVPGGWGRSVVTIGVFDGVHRGHQATIGHAVARARELGVRSVVVTFDPHPAEVVRPGSHPAVLTEAGRKAELVESLGVDVLCVVPFTPEFSRLPAEEFVHDILVENLHAALVVVGENFRFGHRAAGDVALLERLGRTFGFGVEGAPLVASDGTVFSSTYIRACVDAGDVTAAATALGRPHRLEGVVVRGDQRGRELGFPTANLLCHRYAAVPADGIYAARLVRRGGAEPLAAAVSIGTNPTFSGRERRVEAYALDFTGDLYGERLALDFVAHLREQRRYDSIEPLIAQMNEDVARTRAALG encoded by the coding sequence ATGCAGCGCTGGCGGGGGTACGACGCGGTGCCCGGCGGCTGGGGCCGGTCGGTGGTGACCATTGGCGTCTTCGACGGGGTGCACCGGGGTCACCAGGCCACCATCGGTCACGCCGTGGCCCGGGCCCGGGAACTGGGCGTCCGGTCGGTGGTGGTGACCTTCGACCCGCACCCGGCGGAGGTGGTCCGCCCCGGCTCCCACCCGGCGGTGCTCACCGAGGCGGGGCGCAAGGCCGAGCTGGTCGAGTCGCTCGGGGTGGACGTGCTCTGCGTGGTGCCCTTCACGCCCGAGTTCTCCCGGCTGCCCGCCGAGGAGTTCGTGCACGACATCCTGGTCGAGAACCTGCACGCCGCGCTGGTGGTGGTCGGCGAGAACTTCCGCTTCGGCCACCGGGCCGCCGGTGACGTGGCGCTGCTGGAGCGGCTCGGCCGGACCTTCGGCTTCGGTGTCGAGGGCGCCCCCCTGGTCGCCTCGGACGGCACGGTCTTCTCCTCGACGTACATCCGGGCCTGCGTGGACGCCGGGGACGTCACCGCCGCCGCCACGGCGCTCGGCCGTCCGCACCGGCTGGAGGGGGTGGTGGTCCGGGGCGACCAGCGCGGCCGGGAGCTGGGCTTCCCCACCGCCAACCTGCTCTGCCACCGGTACGCGGCGGTGCCGGCCGACGGCATCTACGCCGCCCGGCTGGTACGGCGGGGCGGCGCGGAGCCGCTCGCGGCGGCGGTCTCCATCGGCACCAACCCGACCTTCTCCGGTCGGGAGCGCCGGGTCGAGGCGTACGCGCTGGACTTCACCGGGGACCTCTACGGGGAACGGCTCGCCCTGGACTTCGTGGCGCACCTGCGCGAGCAGCGCCGGTACGACTCGATCGAGCCGCTGATCGCGCAGATGAACGAGGACGTGGCTCGTACCCGGGCCGCGTTGGGCTGA
- the rbfA gene encoding 30S ribosome-binding factor RbfA has translation MTDPAKVRRHAERVRELVASVVRSQIKDPRLGMITITDARITADLRDATVFYTVLGDAAEQAGTAAALESAKGMLRSTVGKALGLRHSPTLTFVLDNVQDHVKHIDDLLAQARSADAEVQRIAAGAAYAGDAQPYRVDDESEESDAGSDESDDVSSAARDRR, from the coding sequence ATGACGGATCCGGCCAAGGTACGCCGGCACGCCGAACGGGTGCGTGAACTGGTCGCGTCGGTGGTGCGGAGCCAGATCAAGGATCCCCGCCTCGGCATGATCACCATCACCGACGCCCGGATCACCGCCGACCTGCGGGACGCCACGGTGTTCTACACGGTGCTCGGGGACGCCGCCGAGCAGGCCGGCACCGCCGCCGCGCTGGAGAGCGCCAAGGGCATGCTGCGCAGCACGGTCGGCAAGGCGCTCGGGCTGCGGCACTCGCCGACCCTGACCTTCGTCCTGGACAACGTCCAGGACCACGTCAAGCACATCGACGACCTGCTCGCCCAGGCCCGCAGCGCCGACGCCGAGGTGCAGCGCATCGCCGCCGGGGCGGCGTATGCCGGGGACGCCCAGCCGTACCGGGTCGACGACGAGTCCGAGGAGTCCGACGCCGGGTCCGACGAGTCAGACGACGTGTCGTCGGCCGCCCGGGACCGGCGGTGA
- a CDS encoding YlxR family protein: MVRRAQPERTCVGCRKRAPASELLRIVAVGDEAGHSLRPDPARRLPGRGANLHPGPACFAQAVRRRAFGRALRVAGVPDHGELAKYVDAPSFTSGQPDRTGVASKVGRPT; encoded by the coding sequence GTGGTACGACGCGCGCAGCCGGAGCGCACCTGTGTGGGTTGCCGGAAACGGGCGCCGGCCAGCGAACTCCTGCGGATCGTCGCGGTTGGCGACGAGGCTGGTCACAGCCTCCGACCCGATCCGGCCCGCAGGCTGCCGGGTCGAGGGGCGAACCTGCACCCGGGTCCGGCCTGCTTCGCGCAGGCGGTGCGACGCCGCGCCTTCGGGCGTGCGTTGCGTGTCGCCGGGGTTCCCGATCATGGCGAACTGGCGAAGTACGTCGATGCGCCAAGCTTCACGTCCGGTCAGCCCGACCGGACGGGAGTCGCTAGCAAGGTAGGACGACCGACATGA
- the infB gene encoding translation initiation factor IF-2, whose translation MAGKARVHELAKELGVESKTVLAKLKEMGEFVKSASSTVEAPVARRLRGAFVASAESSAPSAPAAATPSPAPRPTPTPPPVPGEPRISAKPMPPRRPAVPGPKPKGPVPGPPPSATPVAKPASAHDIEVAAAEARAAQLKADQEAAVKAAQAARQQQRDNVRREPPTDGTTRPGPRPGPGPGAIPPRPGSPAAGRTGTPAPGRPGPGGRPPARGAGNNPFGISGGGQPRPPASSAGGPRPSPASMPPRPSPASMPPRPSPASMPSQRPGRPGGPGAGRPGGGAGRPGGGGGGGGFRGGPGGGGGGGGGFRGGPGGGGGGGGGFRGGPGGGGGGAGAGGGFRPGGPAGGGGRPGGGGRGRGGGAAGAFGRPGGRPTRGRKSKKQRRQEFDNLSAPTMSSGAPRGQGQVVRLSRGASLSDFADKINANPGSLVQEMFNLGEMVTATQSCSDDTLLLLGEHLGFNVQIVSPEDEDRELLAQFNIDLDAEVAEDRLVSRAPVVTVMGHVDHGKTKLLDAIRKANVVAGEAGGITQHIGAYQVHVPHEGEDRAVTFIDTPGHEAFTAMRARGAQVTDIVVLVVAADDGVMPQTIEALNHAKAADVPIVVAVNKVDKPEANPDKVRQQLTEYGLVAEEYGGDTMFVNVAAKPGIGIDDLLEAVLLTADASLSLTAPIDGPAQGVAIEAHLDKGRGAVATVLVQKGTLRAGDSIVAGGAHGRVRAMLDENGNQVVEAGPARPVLVLGLTAVPGAGDTFLAAEDDRTVRQIAEQRQARRRAASFANSRGRATLETLMEQLKEGEKTSLNLVLKGDVSGSVEALEDALFNLDIPEEVQLRIIHRGVGAITESDVMLASASSEAVTIIGFNVRAANKVREIADREGVEIRYYTVIYQAIEEIEAALKGLLKPEYEEVELGTAEIRDVFRSSKVGNISGCIVRSGIMRRNAKARLLRDGAVVADNLTISSLKRFKDDATEVREGFECGLTLGGYNNVQVGDIIETFEMREKARS comes from the coding sequence GTGGCAGGTAAGGCCCGCGTACACGAGCTGGCTAAGGAGCTCGGGGTCGAGAGTAAGACAGTTCTCGCCAAGTTGAAGGAAATGGGCGAGTTCGTGAAGTCCGCGTCCAGCACCGTCGAGGCGCCCGTCGCCCGACGTCTGCGGGGCGCATTCGTCGCGTCGGCCGAGAGCTCGGCGCCGTCCGCTCCGGCGGCGGCCACCCCGAGCCCGGCCCCGAGGCCCACCCCGACCCCGCCGCCGGTCCCCGGCGAGCCCCGGATCTCGGCCAAGCCGATGCCGCCCCGGCGGCCGGCGGTGCCCGGTCCGAAGCCGAAGGGACCGGTTCCCGGCCCGCCGCCCTCGGCGACCCCGGTCGCCAAGCCGGCGAGTGCCCACGACATCGAGGTCGCCGCCGCCGAGGCGCGCGCGGCCCAGCTGAAGGCTGACCAGGAGGCCGCGGTCAAGGCCGCGCAGGCCGCCCGGCAGCAGCAGCGTGACAACGTCCGCCGGGAGCCCCCGACGGATGGCACCACCCGCCCCGGCCCGCGGCCGGGTCCGGGTCCGGGTGCGATCCCGCCCCGCCCGGGTTCGCCGGCCGCCGGTCGTACCGGCACCCCGGCTCCGGGTCGTCCCGGCCCCGGCGGTCGTCCGCCGGCCCGTGGCGCGGGCAACAACCCGTTCGGGATCTCCGGCGGCGGCCAGCCGCGTCCGCCGGCGTCCAGCGCCGGTGGTCCCCGGCCGAGTCCGGCCTCGATGCCGCCCCGGCCGAGTCCGGCCTCCATGCCGCCCCGGCCCAGCCCGGCCTCCATGCCGAGCCAGCGTCCCGGTCGTCCGGGTGGTCCCGGCGCGGGTCGCCCCGGCGGCGGCGCGGGCCGTCCCGGTGGCGGCGGCGGTGGCGGTGGCTTCCGTGGTGGCCCCGGTGGGGGCGGCGGCGGTGGCGGTGGCTTCCGTGGCGGTCCCGGTGGGGGCGGCGGCGGTGGCGGTGGCTTCCGTGGCGGTCCCGGTGGGGGCGGCGGCGGTGCCGGTGCCGGTGGCGGGTTCCGTCCCGGCGGGCCGGCCGGCGGTGGCGGTCGTCCCGGTGGTGGCGGTCGTGGCCGTGGCGGCGGTGCCGCGGGTGCCTTCGGGCGTCCGGGTGGCCGGCCGACCCGTGGCCGCAAGTCCAAGAAGCAGCGCAGACAGGAGTTCGACAACCTGTCGGCTCCGACCATGAGCTCGGGCGCGCCCCGGGGTCAGGGTCAGGTCGTCCGGCTCTCCCGTGGCGCCTCGCTGTCGGACTTCGCCGACAAGATCAACGCCAACCCGGGTTCGCTGGTCCAGGAGATGTTCAACCTGGGCGAGATGGTCACCGCGACCCAGTCCTGCTCCGACGACACCCTGCTGCTGCTGGGTGAGCACCTGGGCTTCAACGTCCAGATCGTCAGCCCGGAGGACGAGGACCGCGAGCTGCTCGCGCAGTTCAACATCGACCTCGACGCCGAGGTCGCGGAGGACCGCCTGGTCAGCCGTGCGCCGGTGGTGACCGTCATGGGTCACGTCGACCACGGTAAGACCAAGCTGCTCGACGCGATCCGCAAGGCGAACGTCGTGGCCGGCGAGGCGGGCGGCATCACCCAGCACATCGGTGCCTACCAGGTCCACGTCCCGCACGAGGGCGAGGACCGGGCGGTGACCTTCATCGACACCCCGGGTCACGAGGCGTTCACCGCCATGCGTGCCCGTGGTGCCCAGGTCACCGACATCGTGGTGCTGGTGGTCGCGGCCGACGACGGCGTGATGCCGCAGACGATCGAGGCGCTCAACCACGCCAAGGCGGCTGACGTGCCGATCGTGGTCGCGGTCAACAAGGTCGACAAGCCGGAGGCCAACCCGGACAAGGTCCGCCAGCAGCTGACCGAGTACGGCCTGGTCGCCGAGGAGTACGGCGGCGACACGATGTTCGTCAACGTCGCGGCCAAGCCCGGCATCGGCATCGACGACCTGCTCGAGGCCGTCCTGCTGACCGCCGACGCGTCGCTGTCGCTGACCGCGCCGATCGACGGGCCGGCGCAGGGTGTGGCGATCGAGGCGCACCTCGACAAGGGCCGTGGCGCGGTGGCGACCGTGCTGGTGCAGAAGGGCACCCTCCGGGCGGGCGACTCGATCGTCGCCGGTGGGGCGCACGGCCGGGTCCGGGCGATGCTCGACGAGAACGGCAACCAGGTCGTCGAGGCCGGTCCGGCGCGTCCGGTCCTGGTGCTCGGTCTGACCGCGGTGCCGGGTGCGGGTGACACCTTCCTGGCCGCCGAGGACGACCGTACGGTGCGGCAGATCGCCGAGCAGCGGCAGGCACGGCGGCGGGCGGCGTCCTTCGCCAACTCCCGTGGCCGGGCCACCCTCGAGACGCTCATGGAGCAGCTCAAGGAGGGCGAGAAGACCTCGCTCAACCTGGTGCTCAAGGGCGACGTCTCCGGTTCCGTGGAGGCGCTCGAGGACGCGCTGTTCAACCTCGACATCCCGGAGGAGGTCCAGCTTCGGATCATCCACCGGGGCGTGGGCGCGATCACCGAGAGCGACGTCATGCTCGCGAGCGCCTCGTCCGAGGCGGTCACGATCATCGGCTTCAACGTGCGGGCCGCCAACAAGGTCCGTGAGATCGCCGACCGCGAGGGCGTGGAGATCCGGTACTACACCGTCATCTACCAGGCCATCGAGGAGATCGAGGCGGCGCTCAAGGGCCTGCTCAAGCCGGAGTACGAGGAGGTCGAGCTGGGCACCGCGGAGATCCGCGACGTGTTCCGTTCGTCCAAGGTCGGCAACATCTCCGGTTGCATCGTCCGGTCGGGCATCATGCGCCGGAACGCCAAGGCGCGGCTGCTGCGCGACGGCGCGGTCGTGGCGGACAACCTCACGATCAGTTCGCTCAAGCGGTTCAAGGACGACGCGACCGAGGTGCGCGAGGGCTTCGAGTGTGGTCTGACCCTGGGTGGTTACAACAACGTCCAGGTCGGCGACATCATCGAGACCTTCGAGATGCGCGAGAAGGCCCGTAGCTGA